Proteins co-encoded in one Amaranthus tricolor cultivar Red isolate AtriRed21 chromosome 7, ASM2621246v1, whole genome shotgun sequence genomic window:
- the LOC130817903 gene encoding receptor-like protein kinase — protein sequence MENNKNSTILLFFWVTSVLFSVSSSLNSDGEALISLLSRWVVPKSMEHSWDSSELTPCSWKGIECDKTQNVVSLNLSNLGISGLLGPEIGQLGHLQTLDLRSNAISGSIPIEISKCSLLQVMDLSVNNLTGNIPKNIGNLQNLQQISLFENSLIGKIPVSLFQIPQIQTVFFSDNQLSGPIPSNLGNASELVYFWVNSNHLTQAIPPSIGNCSALQELYLNDNRFTGVLPSSLINLENLTDLDVSTNRLEGNIPSFGSRSCRNLDRLDLSENHFSGVIPQSLSNCRGLSVFSVVANYLTGTIPTFFESFTELTTLYLSENSFTGTIPPELGNCKSLTKLQLNDNKLEGEIPSELVRLTNLQVLRLHNNSLTGEVPLGIWKIPSLELLLIYNNNLSGELPVELADLKHLKNLTLADNQFSGTIPFHLGINSSLVVIDFTKNKFTGEIPPNLCFNKQLQVLDMGGNMLSGSIPPELGSCSSLIRLRFERNNLTGVIPEFMEHHSLSFIDLSGNRILGNVPLSLGNCHNLSWINFTANELSGSLPPELGKLTQLGSVFMSRNRLDGILPPDIGNWRNLLKLDLSFNLFNGSIPTSLRSLTSLSFLDLSENRFTGEIPSYLSELQMLQELHLGGNILEGSIPSSITASENLILSALNLSGNRLTAHLPPDLRNLGSLRWIDVSHNHLTGSLESLANMSGLDTINISYNLFSGPIPPSLLKFFDKSPSSFLGNPELCLDCSNSGTACMQNEHLKLCSTKPMNHKGLRKVYIAMIILGSSIFPLLAALVLICLFCKQRRKYIEDASNESSYTFNKIMESTGHLDDHHIIGRGAHGTVYKAVLGPDEVYAVKKLSFSEERSASMSMAREIETLGQIRHRNLVKLKNFWLTRNYGLILYEYMENGSLSDVLHRTSPLSVIRWDVRYKIALGTAHGLAYLHFDCDPPILHRDIKPENILLDCEMEPHISDFGIAKLLDQPSISTHSIAVPGTIGYISPENAYATTWSKESDVYSYGVVLLELLTRKRAVDASFPEGIDLVGWVRSVWSCSEQIDKVIDPSLLDEFQDSKVMEQVYDVLFIALKCTEKESRKRPTMRDVVKLLEDANLVVRT from the exons ATGGAAAACAATAAAAACTCCACCATTTTGTTGTTTTTCTGGGTTACCTCTGTTCTGTTTAGTGTTTCATCTTCATTGAATTCAGATGGGGAAGCTTTAATTTCACTTTTGAGTAGATGGGTAGTTCCAAAATCTATGGAACATAGTTGGGATTCTTCTGAACTTACCCCATGTTCTTGGAAAGGTATTGAATGTGACAAAACCCAGAATGTGGTTTCTCTTAACTTGTCCAATCTAGGGATTTCTGGTCTTTTGGGACCTGAAATTGGGCAATTAGGCCATTTACAAACCCTTGATCTTCGTTCAAACGCAATATCTGGTTCCATCCCTATTGAAATTTCCAAGTGTAGTCTTCTACAGGTGATGGACCTATCAGTAAACAATCTCACAGGTAATATCCCTAAAAATATAGGAAACTTGCAAAATCTGCAGCAAATTAGCCTGTTTGAGAATTCACTTATAGGCAAGATTCCTGtttctttgtttcaaatccCACAAATTCAGACTGTTTTCTTTAGCGATAACCAGCTTAGTGGGCCCATCCCTTCAAATCTAGGGAATGCATCTGAACTTGTGTATTTTTGGGTTAACAGCAACCACCTAACTCAAGCTATACCACCTTCCATTGGGAATTGTTCTGCACTCCAAGAATTGTATCTAAACGACAACCGTTTTACTGGTGTGTTGCCTTCGAGTCTGATCAATCTGGAAAATCTGACTGATCTTGATGTGAGCACAAACAGGCTAGAGGGTAATATCCCATCATTCGGTTCTCGTAGCTGCAGGAATTTGGATAGATTAGACTTGTCAGAAAACCATTTTAGTGGGGTAATCCCACAATCCCTGAGCAATTGTCGCGGTTTGTCAGTCTTCTCGGTTGTGGCTAACTATCTAACAGGGACAATTCCGACTTTCTTTGAATCATTCACCGAACTAACAACTCTTTACCTATCGGAGAACTCGTTCACAGGGACGATACCCCCTGAGCTTGGAAATTGCAAGTCTTTGACCAAGTTGCAGTTGAATGACAATAAACTCGAGGGTGAAATCCCAAGCGAACTTGTAAGGTTAACAAACTTACAAGTCCTTCGCTTACATAATAATAGCCTGACAGGCGAGGTTCCACTAGGAATATGGAAGATACCGAGCCTCGAGCtgcttttaatttataataacaaCTTGTCAGGGGAACTGCCTGTTGAATTAGCTGATCTCAAACACCTCAAGAATCTTACTTTAGCCGATAACCAGTTCTCTGGAACGATACCATTTCACTTGGGGATTAATAGTAGTTTGGTAGTGATCGATTTCACGAAAAATAAGTTTACCGGAGAAATTCCGCCCAATCTTTGCTTCAATAAACAACTTCAAGTACTAGACATGGGTGGCAATATGCTCAGTGGAAGCATACCGCCTGAGCTTGGAAGTTGCTCTAGTTTGATAAGGTTGAGATTTGAACGAAATAATCTCACCGGGGTGATTCCAGAGTTTATGGAACACCATAGCCTCTCTTTCATTGACTTGAGTGGAAATCGGATTCTTGGGAATGTGCCTTTAAGCCTTGGTAATTGTCATAATCTTTCATGGATCAACTTCACCGCCAACGAACTTTCAGGCTCGCTACCTCCAGAGCTCGGAAAGTTGACTCAACTTGGTTCGGTTTTTATGTCTCGCAATAGATTGGATGGCATTTTGCCGCCTGATATAGGCAACTGGCGTAATTTGCTTAAGTTGGACCTTTCTTTCAATCTTTTCAACGGATCCATACCCACAAGTCTTAGAAGTTTGACATCGTTATCGTTTTTAGATTTGAGTGAAAACCGCTTCACTGGAGAAATTCCGTCATATTTGTCTGAGCTTCAGATGCTCCAAGAGCTTCATCTTGGAGGAAATATACTAGAAGGATCGATTCCATCCTCAATCACAGCATCAGAGAATTTGATCCTCTCTGCCTTGAATCTTAGTGGCAATCGTTTGACAGCGCACTTGCCCCCTGATCTCCGTAATTTGGGCAGTCTACGATGGATTGATGTATCTCACAACCATCTAACAGGGTCATTAGAATCGCTTGCAAATATGTCGGGTTTAGACACCATCAACATCTCGTATAATCTTTTCTCAGGTCCAATTCCTCCATCGTTGTTGAAGTTCTTCGACAAATCACCCTCATCATTTCTTGGGAATCCTGAGCTATGTTTAGACTGCTCTAACTCTGGCACTGCTTGTATGCAAAACGAACATCTCAAACTTTGTAGTACTAAGCCGATGAATCACAAAGGACTGCGCAAAGTTTACATTGCAATGATCATCCTTGGATCATCAATCTTCCCGTTGCTCGCTGCACTTGTTCTGATCTGTTTATTTTGTAAACAGAGAAGAAAATATATTGAAGATGCAAGCAACGAGAGTTCTTATACATTCAACAAAATCATGGAATCTACCGGACATCTTGATGATCACCACATCATTGGAAGAGGAGCCCACGGAACTGTCTACAAGGCGGTGTTAGGCCCAGACGAAGTTTATGCTGTCAAGAAGCTTTCTTTTAGTGAAGAAAGAAGTGCAAGCATGAGCATGGCACGAGAAATCGAGACACTAGGACAGATCAGGCATAGGAATTTAGTGAAATTGAAGAATTTCTGGTTGACAAGAAATTATGGCCTAATACTGTATGAATACATGGAAAATGGTAGCCTTAGTGATGTACTTCATCGGACAAGCCCTTTATCGGTAATAAGATGGGATGTTCGCTACAAGATAGCTCTCGGAACAGCCCATGGATTAGCCTACCTTCACTTTGATTGTGATCCTCCTATTCTACACCGCGACATTAAACCTGAGAACATACTCCTCGACTGTGAAATGGAGCCTCACATTTCTGATTTTGGCATCGCAAAACTTCTCGATCAACCTTCCATATCAACGCATTCAATTGCTGTTCCTGGGACTATAGGCTACATTTCACcag AAAATGCGTATGCAACAACGTGGAGTAAGGAGTCGGATGTGTACAGCTATGGGGTGGTTTTGCTCGAACTATTAACGAGGAAGCGAGCAGTGGATGCATCGTTTCCTGAGGGGATCGACTTAGTTGGATGGGTGAGGTCAGTATGGAGCTGTTCGGAGCAGATTGATAAGGTGATTGATCCCTCACTTCTAGATGAGTTTCAAGATTCAAAAGTCATGGAGCAAGTTTATGATGTATTGTTCATAGCATTGAAATGCACTGAAAAGGAATCAAGAAAAAGGCCTACTATGAGAGATGTTGTTAAGCTGTTAGAAGATGCAAATCTTGTTGTAAGAACATAA
- the LOC130817902 gene encoding uncharacterized protein LOC130817902 isoform X2 — protein MDESSASGGGRGKNKRFWTAQEDKALVEALSELAVDPHWRCENGFRSGYMVRLEELIGKALPGCGLKALPHIDSRLKTLVAKFRAISQMLNTSGFVWDDEKKMISVDRAVYDEYCKNHPNCKNLFGVSFPHFHELMNVYGKDYATGKPAEDYVEAIQNLQNVAPPQVTLDSSDDEGIDASGNATQTVTSPPAKKMKTEKTSNKRSKRGNAGEGSSNELASLQAFMKDMNVHLSTMANVMARTDDREQKVVEQTEKVLEELLSFNLEGVTPNQVFEVANILTSQPNKLLIFSKCPDALKSDYVKSLLGGNSNA, from the exons ATGGATGAAAGTAGTGCTAGTGGAGGTGGAAGGGGAAAAAACAAACGATTTTGGACTGCCCAAGAAGATAAGGCTCTTGTGGAAGCCTTGTCAGAGTTAGCTGTTGATCCTCACTGGAGGTGTGAAAATGGATTTAGAAGCGGCTACATGGTTCGCTTAGAGGAGCTCATAGGTAAGGCTCTTCCTGGTTGTGGTTTGAAGGCTCTGCCACACATTGATTCTCGACTTAAGACACTTGTAGCCAAGTTTAGGgctatttctcaaatgttaaataCAAGTGGATTCGTCtgggatgatgaaaaaaaaatgatttctgTAGATCGGGCTGTTTATGACGAGTATTGCAAG AATCATCCGAATTGCAAAAACCTGTTTGGAGTTTCATTTCCGCACTTTCATGAACTAATGAATGTTTACGGCAAGGATTACGCTACCGGAAAACCAGCTGAAGATTATGTTGAAGCAATACAGAATTTGCAAAACGTTGCCCCTCCACAAGTTACacttgattcaagtgatgatgagggAATTGATGCTAGTGGTAATGCCACTCAAACTGTTACTTCTCCTCCtgctaaaaaaatgaaaactgaAAAAACTTCTAATAAAAGAAGTAAGAGAGGAAATGCTGGTGAAGGTAGTTCTAATGAGTTGGCTAGCTTACAAGCATTCATGAAAGACATGAATGTTCATCTTTCAACTATGGCAAATGTGATGGCCCGCACTGATGATCGTGAGCAAAAAGTAGTTGAACAGACTGAGAAAGTGTTAGAGGAACTACTATCTTTTAATTTAGAAGGTGTAACTCCTAACCAAGTTTTTGAAGTGGCTAACATTCTAACCTCACAACCAAACAAGCTCCTCATATTTTCAAAGTGTCCCGACGCTTTGAAAAGTGATTATGTTAAGAGTCTTCTTGGAGGAA
- the LOC130817902 gene encoding protein ANTAGONIST OF LIKE HETEROCHROMATIN PROTEIN 1-like isoform X1 yields the protein MASIGTSLKRKRNWDCIRFIITMINCVVLLHLMLYSMRKTIYDSHYVKLDKKTRRKMRLHNLNRMIRESDTLCRNYLRINRYTFGVLLEMVRDIGGLNETRNTCLEEMVAGFLYTLAHHKKNRMMGAHFYRSGETISRQFHACLLAILKLHDILLKKPTPIQEDCNDERWKYFKNSLGALDGTMILVNVPCDERSKYRTRKGTLAMNVLGVCSPEMEFIYVLPGWEGSAHDGRILRDAISRPNGLKVPKGCYYLCDGGYTNGEGFLAPYRGHLYHLREWNNGPRQPQTAEEYFNLRHAKARNVIERCFGLLKGRWGILRSPSWFSLQTHGRIVLACALLHNLVKRYMLAEFDDEDLFEENDSDDNDGDDNDGDVNEEDDVEYITSIAVTDPWTNFRNTMAQHMFNDWRARQRRLTL from the exons ATGGCTAGCATTGGTACTTctttgaaaaggaagagaaattggGATTGTATTCGGTTCATAATTACTATGattaattgtgttgtgttgCTACATTTGATGTTGTACTCGATGAGAAAAACTATATACGATTCCCATTATGTTAAGCTTGATAAAAAAACTAGGAGAAAAATGAGATTGCACAACTTGAATAGAATGATTAGAGAAAGTGACACTTTGTGTAGGAACTATCTTCGTATAAATCGATACACATTTGGTGTTCTTTTAGAGATGGTTAGAGATATTGGTGGattaaatgaaacaagaaaCACATGTTTGGAAGAGATGGTTGCGGGTTTCTTATACACATTAGCTCaccataagaaaaatagaatgatgGGTGCACATTTTTATAGAAGTGGTGAAACTATTAGTAGACAATTTCATGCTTGTTTGTTAGCAATCTTAAAGTTACATGATATTCTTCTTAAGAAACCAACACCAATACAAGAGGATTGCAACGATGAAAGATGGAAATATTTCAAg aaTTCATTAGGTGCCCTTGATGGTACAATGATTCTAGTGAATGTTCCTTGTGATGAGCGATCCAAATATCGGACTAGAAAAGGTACCCTTGCTATGAATGTATTAGGAGTATGTTCACCCGAGATggaatttatatatgtcttaccTGGTTGGGAGGGGTCGGCACACGATGGTCGGATTCTTCGAGATGCTATTTCTAGGCCTAATGGGTTGAAAGTTCCAAAAG gtTGTTATTATCTATGTGATGGAGGATATACTAATGGAGAAGGATTCCTTGCACCCTATAGAGGGCATCTTTATCATCTTAGAGAATGGAATAATGGCCCCCGACAACCCCAAACCGCCGAAGAATATTTCAACTTAAGGCATGCAAAAGCTAGAAATGTGATTGAGAGATGCTTTGGATTACTCAAGGGAAGATGGGGGATTCTTAGAAGTCCTTCTTGGTTTAGTTTACAAACACATGGTCGAATTGTACTTGCTTGTGCTTTATTACATAATTTGGTAAAGAGATACATGCTTGCAGAATTTGATGATGAGGACTTGTTTGAGgaaaatgatagtgatgataatgatggtgatgataatgatggtgatgttaatgaggaagatgatgtgGAGTACATAACCTCCATTGCTGTAACCGATCCATGGACGAATTTCCGAAATACAATGGCCCAACATATGTTCAATGATTGGAGGGCTAGACAACGCAGACTTACTTTGTGa